CAGCTGGATTCGGTAGCAATCAGGAATCGTTAGTATTTGCCAAAGAGACTTCGATTGATGTGGGTTGAAAACTATTTTCCTTAACTCTCGGGGAAATGGGGTTTGCCAACTCCGCTCGGACAGCCACGAGCCCGGACGAGCGTCATGCGGGCAAAAATATCCACCCTATACGGTTCCTCAGAACTGCGAATGGCCTTTCGCTCCAGGATCGTCAGAACTTCGGCACTTTGGGGTCCTTCCCCGTGGTTCGCTGGGTTTGCAGCCTGGAGATCGAATCTTCATGACGCTTCCGGCGCAAACTTCTTCCAAATGTCATGCAAGCTGTGGCAGGATGGGCTAGCTCTGAGAACATTACGTCGCACAGGAGGACATCATGTCTGAAAAGACCGTTTTCTTGAACATCGAGGATACAATGCTGCGCTACGACGCCGCCGTGCTGATGCGCCAGATGGCCGACGCCCTGGCTCAGGGCGGGTTCCCCGCCGAGGGCGGCTGCGTGGCTGTGGGCAACGAAGTCAAGGTGGAGTGCAAGGGCAAGCTCAAGACCAAGGAAGGCGGCTGCAAAGGCTCTCTGAAGGTCGAGATCGCCTGGGCCGCCCAGCCCTGACCTCGCGGCGGTTTGCCGCCCTTGAAGCTGATTCCGGGCTGGGTTCACCCGGCATGGTGCGGCGGATGCCCTGTTCAGGGGGCTTCCGCCGCCATTTTTTCTGCTATGCGCCAGTAATCCAAGGCCATGCGCTCAGTCGTGAAGTGGCGCAACGCCTTGGCGCGGGCCTCCCGGCCCATGCCCCGGGCAAGGTTCGGGTCGCTGAGCAGCCGCGCGCACACACCGGCCAGAGCGGGCTCGTCACCCGGCCGGATCACGAATCCCTCCACGCCGTCCGCCAGCTGCTCGGGCAAGCCCCCCACTCCATATGCGGCCACGGGCACGCCATGGGCCATGGCCTCAAGAACCACCAGCGGGTGGTTGTCCGCCAGCGTGGGGTACACCAGCACGTCCGCGGCGCGCATGAGCGAGCGCAGCCTGTCACCCTCAAGATAAGGGATTACCGCAAGTCCCTCGGCCATGCGGCTCTCGTCTCCGCCGGCGACGATGCCCAGGGTGCCGGGAGCCAGTTCCCTGACCATTGAAATAATGGTCTCGATGCGCCCCCCGCCCTTGTAGGCCGCGCGAAAGCCGCCGTGAGCCAGGAAGAGCGCCGTCCTGGCCTGGGGCGCGATGCCGAAGGCCGCCCGCGCGGCGCGTCTATCCTCCAATTCCAGGGGCACGCGCACGCCGTTGGGCACCACCTTGACCCGGCAATCCGGCCACACCTGCCGCAGCTGCCGCGCAAGCCAGGCGGATGGGGAGACCAGCACCGGGTTGAGCCTGCGCACCAGCTCCAGTTTCACCGCCCGCGTCATGCCGGAATCGGCGAAGCCCCTGGGGCAGGGGTCGGGGCAGCCCTGTTCCAGCAGGGGGCAATCCAACGGATAGACGCATCCGCCCGTGAACAGCGAACAGTCATGCACGGTGAGCAGGGGCCTTCTGCCTGCGGCCAGGAACCCTTCCAGCAAGGCCGCCCAGTCAGTGGTGGCATGCACATGCACCAATGCCCCCGCCGGAACATCGAAGCCCACCCTGCCTGGCTCGGTCACGACCGCAGCGGGCAGGCTGTCCCGGGGAGCGATCCCCTCGCAGGCCGGCTCCTGGGCTTCGCAACTCAGGCTAACCTCCCAGGAGGAGTCGCGCTGGGCCTTCGCCAGAGAGCGGGCCACGGCGGCCGCGCCTCCGCGCCGCTCCAGAAGCATGTGGTGGTGTACGGCAGGATTGTCAGCCACGGCTGCGCTCCAGAAGATCGTGCTTGAGGCACCAGAGCACCAGGGCCCGGGCCTGCTCCTCACGGACCAGCGGGTCCGCCGCGCACAGCCGTTCGCAGAGCGCGAGCGCGGGCTGAGGCTTGCGGGCCAGCACCAGAAGAGGACGCAGGGACTCCATGGGCAGCACGCCCTCAAGCCCTTCGTACACCACAGGGAAATCCTGCCCCCTGTACACGGCGTTGCCCAAACGGCTGAGCACCAGCGGCGGCGAAGTCTCCAGGCTGTGCGAGGGATAGCTCCCGAACACCGCTGCATACGGCACGGCCACGGGGTGCGCGGGAGCACCCCGCCTGGGCGCGGGCTGCTCCCGAAGCCTTTCCCAGAGCTCCACATGGCGCGCGGCGATGGACTCCCAGGAGTATCCAGCCATTCCGGCTCTGGCCCGCAGGCCCATTTCCCGCCTGAGACCGGCGTCGCCGGCCAGGCGGGCGATGGCCTCGGCCAGGGTGGGAACGTCCACCGCCAGACGCTGGGCCAGCAGCAGGTGCGTGTGGTTGTCGAAGCTGAGCGGGGCCAGCAGGTCCACCTCGCTGGTGACGCCCAGACCCGTTGTGGGCACCAGAAGGCCGGTAGCCTCATGGCGCACCAGGTCGCGGTAGCCGTCGAAATCGGAGGCGATCACCGGCAGGCCCATGGCCTGGGCCTCCAAGAGCGTCAGCCCGAAGGTCTCCTGCAGATTGTCCGAGGGCGACAGGAAGACGTCGGCGGCCGCGTAAAGCAGCAACTTCCGCTCATGGCTGGGCCGCTCCTCCACGGTGAAGGGCAGGCCGATGTTGCGGGCCATGTCCTCCAGGGCGCGCCGCCCCCAGTCCTCCTCATCGGTCCACCCGGCCAGCACCAGGCGCACGCCCTCCCGGGGCGCGCCGTCCCTGAGCACGCGCTGGAAGGCCCGTAGAATGGGCAGGAAATCCATCTTGGAGCTGTGACAGAGCCTGGCAAGCACCAGAAACACCGTCTCCCCGCCGTAGCCCGCCCCGACACGGGCGGCCTGGCGGGCCGCGTCGTCCGGCGGGGAATAGCCGCCCAGGTCAACGCCGAGAGGTATGTGTTCCACCCGCGGCTCGGGGAAGCGATCCGGGTCCAGCCCGTAGCCGTCGCGCAGGCTGCGGTAGTAGCCGCGCACCACCTCGGCCCCGGCCCTGGAGGTGGCCACCACCGCGTCGCGGGGGCTGGTGCATGGGCTCAAGTGCTTGAGGAAATCCTGGCCGTAGCGGGCGTAGCTCAGGGAATGCGTGACCGAGGTGATGGGAAAAATTTGCCCGGAGCGGGCGTTGCGCAGCGCGGCCAGAAAACCCGGCGTCATGATGCAGTCAGAGAGGTGGAACACGTGGTGATCGTCGGCGGCAAGTGCGGCAGGCAGGCTCCGGCGGGTGGCAACCTCGACGCGGCCCCCCTCGACAAGCGAGGGGTGCCGCCGCATCAGCTCCGCCCTCAGAGCCTCGCAGGCCGCCCGGGAGGGCAGATAGAAGCGGTAGGCGTCATAGGGGTCCAGGCGCAGCAAGCCGTCGAGAAAGGCGGCGTTGGCCTGCGTCCTGCCCATGACCGGCCCCTGTTCGAAGAAGGGGTCCAGGCTGGCCCATATGCGCTTTGTTCCCATGCCGCCAATGAAGCACAAGGCGTGCCGATATGCCATGCTTCGTCCGGAAAGGGTGAATTTTTCAGCGCTGGCCCGTGAGTTGCATGTTGTTTGGCGAAATGGAGCCACGCACCAACCGGAGGAAAGACATGCGACGCGGCAACCGTACCGAGCTCATCTGGGGCCTTGGCCTGAGCGAAGAATTCATGAAGGAACTGGAGCAGGCGCTCGGCTCCGGTTACCAGATGCGCAACTGGCCCCTGAACGCGCTGCCCTCCAAGCGCGACATGGACAAGACCAGCCCCTTGACGGTCTGGATTCCCTTGTCCGTGTGGAACGCCCTGCCGCCCTCCTCCCGCAGGCACCTGCGCGACTGGGAGCTCACCCAGCGAGTGCTGATCCTCGACGGCCCCCACGAAGGCCCAGACGTGGAAGAGATCCTGGAGCTGGGCTTCCTCACCGCGCTCACGCCGCCCGTCTCGGCCAACAAGATCCGCGACGCGGTGTTCAGGGCCAAGGAAGTTCGCGGCCTCTACGACGACATCTTCAGCATGACCCGCGAGATCATGCTCGAGCGCGAGCTTCTGGCACGCAAGACGGACCAGATCATCTTTCTGAACACCGTGCTCACCAGGGCCTCCCAGTCCCTGGAACCGAGCGTCATCCTGGCCAACGCCCGGGAGGACCTGAGCCTGCTCTTCCCCGTGCACGGCCTGCAGGGCGCTTTCTGGCAGCCCGGCGACGACGGCAGGCTTGTGGCTGAGCTGTTCCTGGCCCCCTGCCATGACCAGCAGAGCAGACAGACCTGGATCGACTACCTTCTGGCCAGCTCCACCAAGCTGGCCGGAGGCCCGGTGGACGGCTTCACGGTGGAAAACCTGAACCAGGCCCTTCCGGAGGACTGCCTCACCCTGCCCTCCCCGCAGACCACGGTGCTTTTGCCCCTCAAGGTGGCGGGGAGCGCCTTCGGCTGCCTGGCCATCAGCAAGGACAAGGACCTGCGCCTCGGCAAGGACCATGTCACCTCGCTCAGCGCGGCCGCCAACCATCTGGCCCTGGCCCTGCGCAACGCCATGCTCTTCCGCGAGGTCAAGACCAAGGCGGACCACGACGGGCTCACCCTCATCCATAATCGTCAATCCTTTGACGACAAGATCGCCGAAGAACTCAAGCGTCACCAGCGCTACCGGCAGAGCCTGAGCCTGCTGCTGGTCGACCTGGATCACTTCAAGTCCATCAACGACACCCTGGGCCACCAGGCGGGCGACATGGTGCTCAAGGACATTGGAGCCATCCTGGAGGAATCCTGCCGGGAGACCGACTTCGCGGCCCGCTACGGCGGCGAGGAGTTCGTGGTCATCATGCCGCAGACCAACGAGGACCAGGCCTGGGTGCTGGCAGAGCGCCTGCGCCGCAAGATCGAGCACAAGAGCTTCCTGTACGCCGACAAGCAGTTCCAGGTGACCTGCTCCATCGGCGTGGCCACGCTCACGCCGGGCGCGCTCTCCCGCAAGGACGAGCTGATCCGCAGGGCGGACGAGGCGCTCTACCTCGCCAAGTCCAACGGTCGCAATATGGTCTGCGTCTCCAACGTGCAGGACCAGAAAAAGGTGGTCGGACTCGTCCGTCAAGGTTGACTTTCACTCAGGCTGGGCATAGTTGAATCTGCTCTTCGGGCAGTTAGCTCAGATGGATAGAGCGTTGGCCTCCGGAGCCAAAGGCCACAGGTTCGAATCCTGTACTGCCCACCAAGAATTTAAGGGGTTTAGGTGACACACCTAAACCCCTTTTTCGTTGAAGAGCAAGTTATGAGCAAGCAGCTTGAAGGGTCGCCAGTCTACGCCATTGAGGCATCGGCACGACAGCAGTCCTAACGGTCTGGTCCACCTTGAAACTCACTGGCTGCTGTTTAGGACGCGTTAAGGGAACATCTCCATGAAATATACCCACCCTGGTTGCCGTTTGCGCATATGAACTTGTACAATTCTTACATGTCCCATTCATGCTGTAACTTTTCATATACACTTTCTGAAATTGCAAGGGATTCGTAAAGGACGCCACCGCTCGCAATCACAGCGCCAACCAATTTTAAACTAACTTACTCCCGTCCAGCGCAGTCTGGTGACGTATATACAAATTTCCATTCTGCAATATCGTCCGTCAAATTGTGAATGACAAAAAACTTTCCGACTGCTTGATTATAGAATGATAACGGCGCCAAACCGATCGTCAACACACCAAGAAATTTGTTGTTTGCATCATAAACATTCAACTGCGCCATGGAAACATTCGGAACAGGCAGAACAAGCCAAGTCAATAGCGCAACAAAACAAGCCTGCATATCGTCTCCGCATATGGATACTTGATCAAATAATAATATTGTCTACAAAACAATCGCTGAATTCAAGATGTGAACACATAACAACGCCCTACATCAGCTTGCTCTTCGCCATTTCTCCAGCAACCCCCATACATTCTAACTCTTTAAAATAAAGACAGTTCTGCGGATTTGGCCACAAATATGATGTTGACTGATTGCCTTGCCTCTAATTATGTTGGAGTACTTGATGTAAAACCAGTCCGAGGTGGCACTATGCTCCGCCAGGCATACACGGCAATCCTTCTGGTGTTGGTGCTGTCAGTCCATTGCGTCGCCTCGGCTGCGACGATCGCGCCGGATTCCATTGCCGGCGAGCTCAAACCGACCATATCTTTCGAATGTTCACCAGCGAAGCTGCTGAAGACTACCGACCATACCGGCTCGATTGTACTGTTTTATCAGGGTAGTGGAGCCATTGCGCTGGATCTTTCCATCGACGTGCCTGAGTCCGAGATCAACCGCCATGTCCCGGACGGGGCTTCCATTGTTCCTGGATCCTTGCAGACATTCAAGTCTTTCAGGGATAGCTCCACGGGGTGGACACAGGCATTCGACAACGTCCACACCGAATTCCTGTGCCCGCAACTGGGTGATGGCCTCCAGAACAGCTACGAATTTTCCGTCAACGTCCTGCTCCAGTTCAATTGGACCAAGACCGTTGGCGAGGAGACTACTTCGGGACTGGTCCAGAAAACAGGAGAATCGACCGCTTACATATTCGTACTCAAAAACCGGCGCATAACCGTCTCCGCAGCGGACACCGTCTGGGTGACCGTCGACAACGTGGTGACGGAAGATACCGGCAACATCATCACGGGTACGGCCGTTCCGGCCGAAGGGCTCAGCGTCAGCGTGAAGAACCTGCCGGGATCGGCACGCGTGAACCCCGATCAACAGACCACCAACTCCTCGGGCC
This genomic stretch from Fundidesulfovibrio soli harbors:
- a CDS encoding amphi-Trp domain-containing protein — its product is MSEKTVFLNIEDTMLRYDAAVLMRQMADALAQGGFPAEGGCVAVGNEVKVECKGKLKTKEGGCKGSLKVEIAWAAQP
- a CDS encoding glycosyltransferase → MADNPAVHHHMLLERRGGAAAVARSLAKAQRDSSWEVSLSCEAQEPACEGIAPRDSLPAAVVTEPGRVGFDVPAGALVHVHATTDWAALLEGFLAAGRRPLLTVHDCSLFTGGCVYPLDCPLLEQGCPDPCPRGFADSGMTRAVKLELVRRLNPVLVSPSAWLARQLRQVWPDCRVKVVPNGVRVPLELEDRRAARAAFGIAPQARTALFLAHGGFRAAYKGGGRIETIISMVRELAPGTLGIVAGGDESRMAEGLAVIPYLEGDRLRSLMRAADVLVYPTLADNHPLVVLEAMAHGVPVAAYGVGGLPEQLADGVEGFVIRPGDEPALAGVCARLLSDPNLARGMGREARAKALRHFTTERMALDYWRIAEKMAAEAP
- a CDS encoding glycosyltransferase family 4 protein — protein: MAYRHALCFIGGMGTKRIWASLDPFFEQGPVMGRTQANAAFLDGLLRLDPYDAYRFYLPSRAACEALRAELMRRHPSLVEGGRVEVATRRSLPAALAADDHHVFHLSDCIMTPGFLAALRNARSGQIFPITSVTHSLSYARYGQDFLKHLSPCTSPRDAVVATSRAGAEVVRGYYRSLRDGYGLDPDRFPEPRVEHIPLGVDLGGYSPPDDAARQAARVGAGYGGETVFLVLARLCHSSKMDFLPILRAFQRVLRDGAPREGVRLVLAGWTDEEDWGRRALEDMARNIGLPFTVEERPSHERKLLLYAAADVFLSPSDNLQETFGLTLLEAQAMGLPVIASDFDGYRDLVRHEATGLLVPTTGLGVTSEVDLLAPLSFDNHTHLLLAQRLAVDVPTLAEAIARLAGDAGLRREMGLRARAGMAGYSWESIAARHVELWERLREQPAPRRGAPAHPVAVPYAAVFGSYPSHSLETSPPLVLSRLGNAVYRGQDFPVVYEGLEGVLPMESLRPLLVLARKPQPALALCERLCAADPLVREEQARALVLWCLKHDLLERSRG
- a CDS encoding GGDEF domain-containing protein; its protein translation is MRRGNRTELIWGLGLSEEFMKELEQALGSGYQMRNWPLNALPSKRDMDKTSPLTVWIPLSVWNALPPSSRRHLRDWELTQRVLILDGPHEGPDVEEILELGFLTALTPPVSANKIRDAVFRAKEVRGLYDDIFSMTREIMLERELLARKTDQIIFLNTVLTRASQSLEPSVILANAREDLSLLFPVHGLQGAFWQPGDDGRLVAELFLAPCHDQQSRQTWIDYLLASSTKLAGGPVDGFTVENLNQALPEDCLTLPSPQTTVLLPLKVAGSAFGCLAISKDKDLRLGKDHVTSLSAAANHLALALRNAMLFREVKTKADHDGLTLIHNRQSFDDKIAEELKRHQRYRQSLSLLLVDLDHFKSINDTLGHQAGDMVLKDIGAILEESCRETDFAARYGGEEFVVIMPQTNEDQAWVLAERLRRKIEHKSFLYADKQFQVTCSIGVATLTPGALSRKDELIRRADEALYLAKSNGRNMVCVSNVQDQKKVVGLVRQG